TCCGCCTTGTGGCCAAAACGGCATCCGGAACTTGATTGGGTGCAGGTGGCTGTGACCTCATATTGCGACGCCAAGTGCGCGTATTGCCCCCATACCAGGCTGCGATCCGGATGGCGCTCTCAACATATCGACCCCGACCTGTTTGCCAGCTTTTTGAAACGGTTGAAAAAAACAACCCTGGTGTATCTTCAGGGATGGGGAGAGCCACTTTTACATCCCCAATTCTGGCACATGCTGGCTCAGGTTAAAGCCAAAGGAATGCTGGCTGGATGCACCAGCAATGGCAATCAACTCACCACGGACACATTGCACCGGGCTGTGGATCAGGGTCTGGATATCATGGCCTTTTCTTTGGCCGGCACAGGAAAGCACAATGATGCCATCCGGCGGGGCACTTCCTTTGCGCATGTCATGTGGGCCATCGAAACGCTCCAACGCCTCAAGGTCCGACTCAAGAGTAGCACCCCCAAAATACATTTGGCGTATATGGTCCTGCGTTCCCATCTAGGGGATCTTGAAGACGTACCGTCTCTGGTTCGCGAGAGTGGTATCGAGCACACGGTGCTCTCGAATCTGACGCTCCCTTTGGGGGCCCATTGGCATCGGCAGGCGATGCTCGCCGACAGCAAACAGGAGTATCAGCGGCTCCAATACTGGCTGGATGAGATTTTCTCTCCACCAGAAGTGCGAGCAAAGGTCTATACCCATTTTTATACCCCATGGCTCCCACAGGGAGAATGCTCCGAAAATGTCCAGCGTGCGGCCTGCCTCAGCCAGTGGGGGGAAGTGTCGCCCTGCGTTATGACCCAAATTCCAGTGCAGGGTCCGGTCCGCTACTGGTTCCAAGGCCAGGAACAGATGGTGCAGCGCATGCAATTCGGCACCCTTGCTGATGAAGATTTCAAAACCATTTGGCATAAACCGGAATATAAACGCTTTCGCAAGCATCTGGACCTGGCGATGTGCTCAAGGTGTGCAAAACGACAAATTGACACCCACCGAGCTTCATCCCAAGAATAGGATCAATCTGAACTGCCCCTGGAGAACGGGGGCTTTCAAAACGAGAGTTGAGTACAATCACCTCGCTTTCACCACTTACTCAAGGAGTTTTCCACGCATGAGTCTCAGACCAGACAACGCCTATGAAATTGTCCAAGACTACGAAGAACAATTCGCCTACAGACTCGGTCGTGAAGTGCTGCATAAGCCTGAGACATCAGTCTGGATGATTGTGATTCCAATTTTGTTCGTCCACCATATGTACCGGGTCAATAAATATAAAACCGGTGTCCGTTCCTTTGCAAACGGCATTATGGCTCCACGAAAAAAAGCCTTGAACAAGGCTTTCGAGGAAATTTCTGATCAGATACCCGATGAGACCCTGCCGGCTGAGGAGTATTTCCCCGAATTAGACACCCTTCCGGACCATGATCCGGGCTTGTTGGACAGGCAGGTGCAAGTTATCAATATTTTCAAATCGCACTACCGGAAACTCTTGTCGGCCAATGGGACAACATACGCCGAGCTATTGCATGAGGCCTATCCAACATCTCAGAAGTACAAAGAATTCATACGGAAGGTCAATCATGGCGAAAGGGACCTCAATCAGTATTTGGCCAAGAACATCCACGATTCAGATGAAAGTCGTCAGGTCGTACACAGGCTCCAGGATCAATCTATCCAGTTACGCGAAGAAGAAATACACTTTTTTTATAATCAGACGGGAAAAAAGAAGCGCCGGAAAGGGTAGGTCTGTAATCACACCGGGCCGGACCTCATGTTGATGGTCTAAAATGCGGGGAAGGGGGGGGGACGTGAAAGGGCAAAAACTCAAAAAGAAAAAAGTCTTTCCATACGGTACATCACACCGATGCCATTGGCCTTCATGCCAAGGCTATCGGTGATTTGGAATCATCTTCTGGTGGAAAACGTTTTCTACAAGTTATGAAGCAGGATCGTTTTTGAGGCGAGCCTGCTTTCTTTTTTGGTATTTGATATATTCTTCGGCTTCAAAATATTCTTCGACATTATCATAATACCAGGCGCCCACATTCACACCGCTTTCACGTAGCACCGTGACCTGCTTCCCAACAAAAGGAAGGCGTTCTACTGCTGGAGCGTAGTGGATGGCCGTGCCCAATACAAAAATAACAAGGAGAAAGCGTATCCATCGTGCCCGGCGGGTCACGGTCGTTGTCACACAGGCGCTTGCTGAGGAACAATTGGTGTCTGCTTTGGATGGGGTAGGAACCTGCATGAAAAACCTCCGAAACAAATGACCTTTGCAGGATTATGTGTCGTCCTCTGCTGTCCGGATTGAATGGGCGTCTGGGGACTCCCCAGACGCCCATTGAGGCAGTAAGAGGTGGTTAGGCGCCGGCCATCAACATATCAGTGATGTCGCGGAAAATAACCATAAACATGAGCCAGGCGACGAACAGAGTCAAGATGAGGTTCAACGTCTGGCCGGAGACATACAGCAACAAGGGCTTGCCACCACGCAAGGGCTCTTTGAGTTCCCCGTAGTTGATGCTCAAGCCGATGCTGACAAAGGCCAGGCAGAAGAACCAACCGCGGAACCGGTTTGCCATGGCCAGGATTCCATCATTCACCATGGCTTGGCCCCAATCCATATTCACACCGGTCTGCATCAGCGAGAAAATGACCGACGCGCCGATAAAGCCCAGGATAAACTTGGGAAAGCGATACCAGACTTCCATCAGCGCCCCGCCGGCGGTCAGCTTCATGGGCGTTTCGCCAGGCTTGCAGGCACGTTGCGGTTCGACGCGCAAGCACCAATAGGCGGCAACGCCAAAAGCGATCACACCAATCATCACATTCTGGATCATTTTAATCGTGGCCGCCACATACATGGCTTCCATACCGATCAACTCACCGGCGGCGACAACCGATCCGGTGTTATCCACTGTTCCACCCAACCAAGCGCCTGCCCAAACCGGGTGCATGCCTGTCATGTTCGCAATAGCGGGCAGTGCAAAAATCATCACGGCCACAAAGATCATGGACATGCCGATAGACAGGGTCAATTCTTCCTTTTTCGCACCGCTGGCCGAGGCACTGGCAATGGCCGCGGACACACCAGAAACGCACATATCAGAAGACATGGTGATGTTCAGTTCCTTGGACGGCATCTTGATCACATTCTGACCAAACCAGAATGTGGTCACCAGGACAATAGGTGTCACAACCCAGGTGACAAAGATACCGGGAATCCCGATCAGGGCGATCTGCCCGATCAAGATTCGTGCCCCAAGCAGAACAAGCCCGGTTTTGATAAAGAACTCGGTTTGCCCGGCAGTTTTGATCCAACGGGCCACGCCCAATGTGTTGGAAATGATCAATCCCAAGGCCAGAGCAAACAGCACGTAGGAAAGTCCCAGTGCCTTCAGCGTGGCCTGACTACTGATCAAATAGGCTATACAGGCCAGGACAAAAATAACCGGGAATCCTTTAAAGAAATCCCGGAGGTTGATGCCGATAAAACGTGCCCCGATAGCGAAAAAGAGCATGATCACAATACCGAGCACGATCAGGCTGGGGATGAGGTTGTAGGGTTGGGCAGTGGCGGCGCTTTTCGCCGATGACAGAGACGACTTGGCTTGACGCCATTTCGTGATGGATGCCTTGGCCTTTTGGTTGAGTTCCTTGTCTTCAAAATTCGCAGCAGCTGCTGCGGCTTCAGCTTTTTCCGCCTCCGCCCGTGCCTGAGCGAGTTCTTCTTTGGCCGCCTCAAAGCGATCGGCAGCAGCTGCGCGCTTTTTGGCTGCCTGTTCTTCACTCATGTAGATCGAGTTGAGCGGGTTGCTCGTCCACCCTTTGGGACGATTGGTCAAATTATAGATGACCGAAGTGAACCCCTCTTTTTTGGCCTGGATGCCATCCATCGCATCTTCAGCTTCGGTATACGCGATGGTCCGGAATCCGGCCTTGTCCATCTCCTCGTTCATGATCGCACGGTATTCCGGCAGCTCCTCAACGGCCGGCTTCCACGTCATGACACAAACGACCGCGACCACAAAAAACAAGCCGGCCAACCAAATGGCCCAATAGTCCTCGGTCTTGTACAATTGTTTCCACATGCTCATGCGCTGTTCGCGAACAGTGCTCTGGCTGTCATCCTGGTTTGCCATGCAAACACCTCCTCTGCATACGTGTCTTTGCTGGTTTGAGCCTTCGCTTGTCCATTACCAATTCAAGGTCGGTTGGCGTCGCGTGCCTGAGGGCACGCCATGCGCACAGACCTTGTCTGATTAGGCACAAGCAAAAAGCAAACCAAAAATACCAGTTCGGAATATTTGTATTTTAAGCTATATATTCCAGATGATTATAGCATAAAATCCCTGTTGCATCTGGCACAAGCTACTCCAGCAACCGGCGTGGTGCCAACCGCGGTTGGCATTGACGTGCTAAGCCGGGATTGCATACAGGCGAAGACAATGAGCCAGGAGGAAGGCACCCCCGTTCGCGCCAGCGCGGAAAAGCACAGACGGGATTCCCCTGAAAAAGAACAAACTGCCAATCGCGCTTAGCACCTGAAGGGAATTGATCCTCAAATCCTTGCTTGGCGCAGCCCCCCATGAATCTTCGGCGCAAGGACAAGATCCGTATCGTGCCGCAAGGATGGCACTGGTGGCAAAACGGCATTCAACCTGCACCTGCTTCGCAGGGCCGGCAACGCTACACTCATACTCTCTTTGATGCTGTTTCTGCGCGAAAAAACGGGGGCAGCGCCACAAACATCCCCTCAATTGCCGAGCCTCTTTGCGTGGTACACGCTGGAGGGAAGAAAGCTACCGGTGCTGTCAGGACCTGGCTGTGGCCTGGCCAGACACTCCCTACTTTGACACAACACCACGAGAATCCAATGACTGCTCAAAAAAATTCCAGCGCGTTTTTCAAGCAATCCCTAGGGGTCCGATCACGTTTTTTACTCGGTACTGCCTTGGCTTTGATCCTGTTTTGTTTTCTCGCGGTCTTTTTCCTGTACAACCGCGAAGAGGCACAGCTCAAAGAACAGGCGTACGCAAAAACACAATTGGTCATGGCCGCTGTAGAGGCCAGCCGCCACTATGTCCGCGAAGAACTCCGGCCCGCCATGTACGAGCGGTTCGGGAAGGACTTTTTTTTACTCCCAGCCATGTCCACCTCGTACGCGAGCCGGTCCATCATGGATCTGTTCAATCAGGAACTGCCGCAATACGAGTACCGGCGAGTGGCGGTGAATGCCCGCAACCCTGACTCGGAAGCAAACATGTTGGAAGTAGGGATGATCAAGCGGTTCCGCCGCAATCCGGAACTGAAGAATTGGCAGGGGGTCATGACCGTTACAGGTGACAAACAGTTTATGCGCTTTAAGCCTGTGTATTTTCAACAGTCCTGCATGACCTGTCACGGAAAACCTGAAGATGCCCCCCAGGAATTGGTGGAACGCTATGGGAATCAAAGGGGGTTCGGTCATCAAGCTGGAGAATTAGCTGGGGTTGTGGCCGTTGGCATACCGGTACAAAAAGCCTTTTCCGTCATACAAAACCAGGCCACAACAACATTTTTGTTTCTTTTTATCGGCGCCTCGCTTTTCTACGCTGCACTGGCCTGGATCTTTAATCAGGTCGTGGTTAACAATCTCCGGGGCGTTCTGCATATTTTCCGAGGAGAAGTTGAAGACAAACGTCTGCAGGATTTTCTGCCCCCGATTGACCCGGACAAGCCACGTGATGAATTTCAGGAATTAACAGAAGCCGCGGTGACCATGTCGGAGCATTTGCGACATACCAAGCAGGAACTCAAAAACCACGCCCAGAATCTCGAAAAGACAGTAGCGCGCCGGACCAAGGCTCTGGAGCACTCCCAGCAGTTGCTGGAACAAAAGGTCATGGCCCGCAATCAGGAATTGGGCGCTTTGAATCGGATTTCTGAACTGACCACACGAGCAGAAGGTGTCCATGATGTCTGGCAACGGGTGCTGGCTCAGACCCTGGACCTTATTCCGGCCCATGGCGCGGGCGTTTATCTCTTGGACCAGAACCAGGATGTTTTGGTCCTGCGGTATGCCTATAACGCGGGCGCGCTGCCCGAAGAAGTGGCCAATTCCTGTTCTGTTTCCGAGCATTCGTCCCGGGACAATGAACAATTCAAGGCCTCTATCACGCGCGCCTTACGTGCTGAACTGTGCAGTACCGTGACGCTTGCTCCAGAGGTGTCCTGCTCCAACATTCCCATTTCCTGCCGTGGCCGGGTCCTGGGGGTCATGAGTTTTATCCATAAGGACCCTGTGGACATTAATGAGGAACAAAAAGAGCTGCTTCTGTCCATAGGGCGGCAGATAGGAATCGCTGTGGAGAGCCTGAGGGATATGCACCTCTTATTGCATAATAAAGAGTTGCTCCAGACTGTTTTTGACGGTATCACCGACCAACTGGTCCTTCTCGATCGCGATTTGCGGGTCCAAATGGTCAATCAGGCCTATTTGCGCCGATACAATGTCACCCTTTCTGACGTTCTCCATCGGCCTTGTTATGAGATCCATGCGGGATTGGATGATATCTGTCCAGATTGCAGCTTGCCGCAAGTATTAGAAGATAAAAAGCCCAGTAGCAGGGAGGTAGAAACATCAAGCGGTGAAATTTTCTTGCTCCACTTTTATCCTATTGTGAATGAGGACGGTGAAGTGGAAAATATTATTCGCTATACTCATGAAATAACTGAGCAGAAAAAAATGGATCAGAAAATACAGCAGACGGAAAAAATGGTTGCTCTGGGACAGGTGTCCTCGGGAATCGCCCATGAGATCAATAATCCGCTGGGCATTATACTGTGTTACACTGATCTTTTGAAGCGGCAACTCAAAGAGAGCCCTCAAGCTGTCACCGATGTCGATGTCATCGAACAACAAGCCCGGAATTGCAAGAAAATCGTCACTGATCTTCTGCAATTTTCAAAAAAACAAGAAAGCCCTAAGAGTCCTGAACAAATCAATGCCATTATTCAAAATGTCGCTCAGATTTTACGGCACCAATTGCATAAAAATGGCATCGATTTCCATTTGCAATTAGATCCCACTCTGCCGCTTGTTGTGGTCAGCGCGGACAAAATCCAACAGGTAGTGGTCAACTTGGTGCTCAACGCCATGCAGGCTGTAGGAGAACAGGGGCGTATCGTGGTCGAATCATTTGTCCAGGAGGAAGGCAGGAGGGTGGCCTTGGCCGTCTGGGACAACGGTCCCGGGGTTGAGAGCAGTATTCGTCAAAAAATTTTCGACCCCTTTTACAGCACGAAGCGGGTCGGTGAAGGCACGGGGCTTGGATTGTCGGTCAGTTATGGTATCATCCAGGACCACGGTGGGGAAATCACTTTGGAAAGCGAACAAGGGCAGTGGACCCGGTTCATCGTCAGTCTCCCCCTTGAAGCATCACTCAATGTCGCTCAGGACACCACCAGACCAAGCGGAGAGTGAATCCGAACTACAACCACTTTCGGTGAAGCGGAGGCTGCTTCTCCGCCTCAAGGACTATTGTCCCCAACCTCTTACTTGCAAACGTCTCCAATTGGAAACTGAAAACGAACGGTGCATCTATGGCCAGACAACTCGTTTTGATTATAGACGATGAATTGCAGATGATTCAGGGCCTCAAACGGATTCTGGAATACGAACTCGACGATGTCGACATCCATGTTTGCGGAGATTCCGAGCAGGTGCTGCGCCAACTCCTCGAGCACCAGTACGACCTGGTTCTCCTGGACGTATGCATGCCAGGCATCGGCGGGATGGAACTCTTGCCAAAGATAAAAAATCTGACCCCGGATATAACGGTGATTATGATGACCGCATTCGGCAATGTCGACCTGGCCGTGCAGTCCATCAAGCAAGGAGCCTCGGATTTTGTTTGCAAGCCGTTTGAAATACCGGACTTGGTCGCTGTTTTAAAACGCAACTTGAAACGGCAAAAATTGCGTAGCGATCAGGACAATTGGGCCGAAAGTCCATTGGCGGCGGGATTAAACGCCATCGTCGGGCAATCCAAACCCGTCCAGGACCTTTTAAACCTTATCAGTTCTGTCGCCAAAACGGATTATTCGGTACTCGTCCGCGGAGAAAGCGGGACCGGAAAAGAACTTGTGGCTCGAGCCATTCACCAGTTAAGTCCCAGAGGGGACAAACGGTTTGTGACGGTGAACTGCCCGGCAATTCCCGAACATTTATTGGAAAGCGAGTTATTCGGATACAAAAAAGGGGCTTTCACCGGGGCGACGCAGGACAAAAAAGGACTTTTCCAGGAAGCCAACGGCTCGACCCTGCTTTTGGATGAAGTCGCGGACATTCCCATTTCCGTGCAGACAAAACTCTTACGCGTGCTTCAGGAACAAGAGATCCGTCCTCTGGGTTCGAATAAAGACCTTCCGGTGGATGTCCGTATCTTGTCCTCGACCAATCAGGATTTGGAGTACAAACTCCACACCAAAGCATTTCGCGAGGATCTCTTTTTTCGGTTGAATGTTGTCACTATCAAGACACCGCGCCTCGAAGAAATTCCAGAAGATATCCCTTTACTGGCTGATTTTTTTACCCGGCAGGTCTGCAGCGAACTCAACATATCACCGAAGCCATTTTCTGCTCAGGCTATTGCCGCCTTACAACAGAGGTCGTGGCCGGGAAACATTCGAGAACTGCAAAATGTCGTGCGTCGGACCCTGGTTTTTTCCAGCAATGACGAAGTCACGGAGGCAGACATCGCGCTCATTGATAACCAAGGCTATGATTTCCAGTCGGAAGAGGAGGGAACTGCCGAAGGTGACGGATTGGAACCCTACAGCCAAGCCAAGGAGCGCGTCTTACAAAGTTTTACCACCGAGTACATCCACGCCCTTTTGCAAAAAACCCGGGGCAATGTCTCCCAGGCGGCCAAGTTAGCTGGGCTGAGCCGGGTCGCCCTGCAAAAAATCCTGCGCCGTACCGCCGTCGACCCAAGAAACTACCGGAATAGCTGACTATTAAAAAATTCTTTATAATCCAGGGCGTTCAACAATCCCAAGGGCGCAAGAAACGTTCAAGGTCGCAACGTACGTGTCCGTACGCAAGAGTCTGAACGTCTTGCTGCTGTCTGCCATTGGGAGATGTTCAACGGCCTGATAGGGATTACCCGTTAGTTCTGATTGCCAGAAACCGCCACCCGGCAACCAATCAGACAAGTCCCTTTTCCTGGAGGTACTCCATAACCCGCGGTGTTTCGCCCGCGGCCATCGTACCGCCAAGGCTCATGGCCACGGCGCATGATTCGAGGATCTCCTCAACGCTGGCCCCCAATTTCAGGGCTTCTTCGGTCTGATAGAGGATACACGCCTTGCAGCCGTGGGTCAGGGCAGCGGACAGGGCCATCAGGCGTTTGACCTTTCCAGACAGGACCCCGTCCTTGTGGGCTTCAGCCGGCAGGCAGTCGTAAGCCTCGCCGACATCGGGTAAATGGTGACGAAACGCCCGGAAATTGGCGACCATCTTCTCCAATTCACTGATCTGCTTTGACATGCCGTTTCTCCTGTGCTCTGGATTGCGCGGCGGAGCGGTGGAAATCCTCCATGATAATAGAGGAGCACCACCGGCAACTCCATCTGTATTCCGATCACACGCCCTTGGGCACTTCCAAGCGAATCCTGAAGCATTGCGGATGTGATCTTTTCCCCGCCAATTCTTGGCGGTATGCCCGGGCAGGGGGAATACGTTTTTTCACTATACCTTCTCTCAGAATCCGGACCTTTTTTCAATGCAAGGTCGAACCATGTCCACCGCGTCAAAACACACTCCATCTCCTGCTGGCAGCGAAGCGCTTTCGCCCGAAACCTATCAGATCCGCCGCGTGGCGCTCTATGCTTTTCTCATCAATCTTCTTTTGGCCGCAGCCAAAGCGTCTTTAGCCGTTTTCAGTGGCAGCCTGGCCATCACCGCCGGTGCCATTGACTCGGCCACGGATTCTTTTGCCTCCCTGGCGGTTTACGGCGGCGTCCGATTGTCTTCGCGGCGGAGCCCGACGTTTCCCCTGGGGTTGTATAAGATCGAAAATCTCATCTCCGTGGTCATTGCCCTGTTCATCTTTTTTGCTGGCTACGAAATCGTGCGGCACATCCTGGGCTCCGGTCCGGCCGCAGTCGAAGTGACGCCGCTGGTACTTCTCGTTCTGGCCGGAACCACAGCGGTGACCTTCGGGTTCGGACGCTACGCCCTCAAGGTCGGACGACGGACCGGTTCCCCGACATTGATCGCCGAAGGCAAGCACCGCCAGGTCGATGTCCTGTCTTCCCTCGTTGTCTTTGTTTCAGCCCTGCTCAGTTACGTGGATATCCAGTTCAGCCTCTTTGGTCTGGGAATCGACGAACTGGCCGCGGCTGTGGTGGTCCTTTTCATCGCCCATGCCGGCTGGGAATTGCTGACCGAGGGGATGCGCGTGCTTCTGGACGCGTCAGTAGAACAGGAGACCCTGGAGCAGGCCCGGGATATCATCCATAGTGAGCCGCTGGTCACTGAGATTATTGCATTGGTGGGGCGCAACGCGGGCCGTTTTCGCTTTCTTCAGACCACGATCCGGGTACGCACCGAGAACCTGACCAAGGCCCACGCGGCCACGGAACGGATTCAAAACCGCCTGCAAGACGAACTCGACAATGTCGAGCGAGTGCTCATCCATGTCGAACCCCGCCGGGCCGAACACCACCGGGTGGCAGTCCCTCTGGAGACCCGGCATGGGCGGCTGAGCCACCATTTCGGCGAAGCGGGGTTCTTTGCGTTTGTGCAACGCAACCGGGAAAACGGGGCCGTTGTCGAACAAACGGTCAAGGCCAATCCGTTTGCAACAGTCGCCAAGGGCAAAGGAATTCAGGTAGCTGAATGGCTGGTACAGGAAAAGGTGGACCAGGTCCTGGTCCGGGAGGATATCCGGCATAAAGGTCCGGGGTATGTCTTTGCCAATGCTGGCATCGATGTCCGGACCGCAGCAGCGGAGGAACTCGAGGAGGCTTTGACTGGGGCGGAAAACGAGGCGGCTGGCTGAGCGGAAAAAAAGGGCCGGGAGGCGTTTGCTCCTCTGTGCAGGCAAAACGCCCCCCGGTTGCAGCGGCTGCGTCCTGCGCCGCAACACCCTTTGGCCCCGTATTGAGGATTGTCGTGTCTCGATGCAAACCAGCAGCAATTCGACGTGCTAGGACGCCTACTTGCCGAACGGGCACTTGGGAAAGGTACACACCGTACAACTCAGGCAGAATCCGCCGTCCGCCATCTCGGCTAAAGCAGCACGGGTGATGGGGCGGTTTGCCAGCAACCGCGGCAGGAGCAGATCCAGGCTGGTCGTTTTGTAAAAAAGAGCGCAGGCGGGCACGCCCAAAATCCGGCTGGAGCCCACACGGCCGATCAGGGTCATGGCTCCAGGCAGCAGGGGCGCACCGTAGACCATGTCTGTCATCCCCGCATCCAGCAG
The sequence above is drawn from the Desulfohalobium retbaense DSM 5692 genome and encodes:
- a CDS encoding cation diffusion facilitator family transporter, with product MSTASKHTPSPAGSEALSPETYQIRRVALYAFLINLLLAAAKASLAVFSGSLAITAGAIDSATDSFASLAVYGGVRLSSRRSPTFPLGLYKIENLISVVIALFIFFAGYEIVRHILGSGPAAVEVTPLVLLVLAGTTAVTFGFGRYALKVGRRTGSPTLIAEGKHRQVDVLSSLVVFVSALLSYVDIQFSLFGLGIDELAAAVVVLFIAHAGWELLTEGMRVLLDASVEQETLEQARDIIHSEPLVTEIIALVGRNAGRFRFLQTTIRVRTENLTKAHAATERIQNRLQDELDNVERVLIHVEPRRAEHHRVAVPLETRHGRLSHHFGEAGFFAFVQRNRENGAVVEQTVKANPFATVAKGKGIQVAEWLVQEKVDQVLVREDIRHKGPGYVFANAGIDVRTAAAEELEEALTGAENEAAG
- a CDS encoding NF038143 family protein, with the translated sequence MSLRPDNAYEIVQDYEEQFAYRLGREVLHKPETSVWMIVIPILFVHHMYRVNKYKTGVRSFANGIMAPRKKALNKAFEEISDQIPDETLPAEEYFPELDTLPDHDPGLLDRQVQVINIFKSHYRKLLSANGTTYAELLHEAYPTSQKYKEFIRKVNHGERDLNQYLAKNIHDSDESRQVVHRLQDQSIQLREEEIHFFYNQTGKKKRRKG
- a CDS encoding radical SAM/SPASM domain-containing protein; the encoded protein is MEGLSALWPKRHPELDWVQVAVTSYCDAKCAYCPHTRLRSGWRSQHIDPDLFASFLKRLKKTTLVYLQGWGEPLLHPQFWHMLAQVKAKGMLAGCTSNGNQLTTDTLHRAVDQGLDIMAFSLAGTGKHNDAIRRGTSFAHVMWAIETLQRLKVRLKSSTPKIHLAYMVLRSHLGDLEDVPSLVRESGIEHTVLSNLTLPLGAHWHRQAMLADSKQEYQRLQYWLDEIFSPPEVRAKVYTHFYTPWLPQGECSENVQRAACLSQWGEVSPCVMTQIPVQGPVRYWFQGQEQMVQRMQFGTLADEDFKTIWHKPEYKRFRKHLDLAMCSRCAKRQIDTHRASSQE
- a CDS encoding carboxymuconolactone decarboxylase family protein → MSKQISELEKMVANFRAFRHHLPDVGEAYDCLPAEAHKDGVLSGKVKRLMALSAALTHGCKACILYQTEEALKLGASVEEILESCAVAMSLGGTMAAGETPRVMEYLQEKGLV
- a CDS encoding c-type heme family protein; translation: MTAQKNSSAFFKQSLGVRSRFLLGTALALILFCFLAVFFLYNREEAQLKEQAYAKTQLVMAAVEASRHYVREELRPAMYERFGKDFFLLPAMSTSYASRSIMDLFNQELPQYEYRRVAVNARNPDSEANMLEVGMIKRFRRNPELKNWQGVMTVTGDKQFMRFKPVYFQQSCMTCHGKPEDAPQELVERYGNQRGFGHQAGELAGVVAVGIPVQKAFSVIQNQATTTFLFLFIGASLFYAALAWIFNQVVVNNLRGVLHIFRGEVEDKRLQDFLPPIDPDKPRDEFQELTEAAVTMSEHLRHTKQELKNHAQNLEKTVARRTKALEHSQQLLEQKVMARNQELGALNRISELTTRAEGVHDVWQRVLAQTLDLIPAHGAGVYLLDQNQDVLVLRYAYNAGALPEEVANSCSVSEHSSRDNEQFKASITRALRAELCSTVTLAPEVSCSNIPISCRGRVLGVMSFIHKDPVDINEEQKELLLSIGRQIGIAVESLRDMHLLLHNKELLQTVFDGITDQLVLLDRDLRVQMVNQAYLRRYNVTLSDVLHRPCYEIHAGLDDICPDCSLPQVLEDKKPSSREVETSSGEIFLLHFYPIVNEDGEVENIIRYTHEITEQKKMDQKIQQTEKMVALGQVSSGIAHEINNPLGIILCYTDLLKRQLKESPQAVTDVDVIEQQARNCKKIVTDLLQFSKKQESPKSPEQINAIIQNVAQILRHQLHKNGIDFHLQLDPTLPLVVVSADKIQQVVVNLVLNAMQAVGEQGRIVVESFVQEEGRRVALAVWDNGPGVESSIRQKIFDPFYSTKRVGEGTGLGLSVSYGIIQDHGGEITLESEQGQWTRFIVSLPLEASLNVAQDTTRPSGE
- a CDS encoding sigma-54-dependent transcriptional regulator — translated: MARQLVLIIDDELQMIQGLKRILEYELDDVDIHVCGDSEQVLRQLLEHQYDLVLLDVCMPGIGGMELLPKIKNLTPDITVIMMTAFGNVDLAVQSIKQGASDFVCKPFEIPDLVAVLKRNLKRQKLRSDQDNWAESPLAAGLNAIVGQSKPVQDLLNLISSVAKTDYSVLVRGESGTGKELVARAIHQLSPRGDKRFVTVNCPAIPEHLLESELFGYKKGAFTGATQDKKGLFQEANGSTLLLDEVADIPISVQTKLLRVLQEQEIRPLGSNKDLPVDVRILSSTNQDLEYKLHTKAFREDLFFRLNVVTIKTPRLEEIPEDIPLLADFFTRQVCSELNISPKPFSAQAIAALQQRSWPGNIRELQNVVRRTLVFSSNDEVTEADIALIDNQGYDFQSEEEGTAEGDGLEPYSQAKERVLQSFTTEYIHALLQKTRGNVSQAAKLAGLSRVALQKILRRTAVDPRNYRNS
- a CDS encoding YeiH family protein — its product is MANQDDSQSTVREQRMSMWKQLYKTEDYWAIWLAGLFFVVAVVCVMTWKPAVEELPEYRAIMNEEMDKAGFRTIAYTEAEDAMDGIQAKKEGFTSVIYNLTNRPKGWTSNPLNSIYMSEEQAAKKRAAAADRFEAAKEELAQARAEAEKAEAAAAAANFEDKELNQKAKASITKWRQAKSSLSSAKSAATAQPYNLIPSLIVLGIVIMLFFAIGARFIGINLRDFFKGFPVIFVLACIAYLISSQATLKALGLSYVLFALALGLIISNTLGVARWIKTAGQTEFFIKTGLVLLGARILIGQIALIGIPGIFVTWVVTPIVLVTTFWFGQNVIKMPSKELNITMSSDMCVSGVSAAIASASASGAKKEELTLSIGMSMIFVAVMIFALPAIANMTGMHPVWAGAWLGGTVDNTGSVVAAGELIGMEAMYVAATIKMIQNVMIGVIAFGVAAYWCLRVEPQRACKPGETPMKLTAGGALMEVWYRFPKFILGFIGASVIFSLMQTGVNMDWGQAMVNDGILAMANRFRGWFFCLAFVSIGLSINYGELKEPLRGGKPLLLYVSGQTLNLILTLFVAWLMFMVIFRDITDMLMAGA